One genomic segment of Nocardioides cavernaquae includes these proteins:
- a CDS encoding LCP family protein — MRTRLKVHPNLTISQSGPQPGPQPGRRLVPLLLSTVLVAGCSSSEPSSDKPEPETGTPSSAAPRAAIGAGVTVGRVAPPARAAAVKSVGAVVQRWVDAAYLTPSGDVAAAFPGFTPGAAELAARDRGVTTFGGTADAELVPDASSIKVDLLGTEGKARGATARVALTLDPEGEDKGATKISGRLTLVPEGPGWRIFGYELQRQSPDTRSRRVMAGDVGKETVWILAVGSDARRGQPVLRSRGDAIQMVGLNTRTGAATTIGVPRDSWVSIPGYGSNRINAALYFGGPKAMGRTVGNLVGVQPDHVIVASFWGLSETVDAIGRIVVNSKRAFSDQYLQPGFRKGRNRINGPSAVNFSRIRKSLPGGDFDRSANQQETLRAIQAAIGLGIAKPGFLETGAFAAHRKLETGMSITEVFRIAQAVASIDPRKTSGCVVQGSIGNVNGASIVFPNTAAARRYGDDARKDAQIKRC, encoded by the coding sequence ATGCGCACTCGCTTGAAAGTCCATCCAAACCTCACAATTTCACAGTCCGGCCCGCAGCCCGGCCCGCAGCCCGGCCGCCGGCTCGTCCCGCTGCTCCTGTCGACGGTCCTCGTCGCCGGTTGCAGCAGCTCCGAGCCGTCGTCAGACAAGCCCGAACCAGAGACTGGTACGCCGAGCAGCGCCGCGCCGCGCGCAGCGATCGGCGCCGGGGTGACGGTCGGCCGGGTTGCTCCACCGGCGCGGGCTGCCGCGGTCAAGTCAGTGGGCGCGGTGGTCCAGCGCTGGGTGGACGCGGCGTACCTCACGCCGTCCGGTGACGTCGCCGCGGCGTTCCCCGGGTTCACGCCCGGGGCGGCAGAGCTCGCCGCCCGCGACCGGGGAGTCACGACGTTCGGCGGCACAGCCGATGCCGAGCTGGTCCCCGATGCCTCGTCGATCAAGGTCGACCTGCTCGGCACGGAGGGCAAGGCCCGAGGAGCGACCGCTCGTGTAGCGCTGACCCTGGACCCCGAGGGGGAGGACAAGGGAGCGACGAAGATCTCGGGCCGGCTGACGCTGGTCCCCGAGGGACCCGGCTGGCGGATCTTCGGCTACGAGCTCCAGCGTCAGTCACCCGACACCCGGAGCCGCCGGGTGATGGCGGGCGACGTCGGCAAGGAGACGGTCTGGATCCTTGCGGTCGGCTCGGACGCCCGTCGCGGGCAGCCGGTCCTGCGCAGCCGCGGGGACGCCATCCAGATGGTCGGCCTCAACACACGAACCGGTGCGGCGACGACGATCGGCGTGCCGCGCGACTCCTGGGTGTCGATCCCCGGCTACGGCTCCAACCGGATCAACGCCGCCCTCTACTTCGGCGGGCCGAAGGCGATGGGCCGCACCGTCGGCAACCTCGTCGGGGTCCAGCCCGACCACGTCATCGTCGCCAGCTTCTGGGGGTTGAGCGAGACCGTCGACGCGATCGGCAGGATCGTCGTGAACTCGAAGCGCGCGTTCTCCGACCAGTACCTCCAGCCGGGCTTCCGCAAGGGACGCAACCGGATCAACGGCCCCAGTGCCGTCAACTTCTCGCGGATCCGCAAGTCGCTGCCGGGCGGTGACTTCGACCGGTCGGCCAATCAGCAGGAGACCCTGCGTGCGATCCAGGCCGCCATTGGCCTCGGCATCGCCAAGCCGGGCTTCCTCGAGACCGGAGCGTTCGCGGCGCACCGCAAGCTGGAGACCGGCATGTCGATCACCGAGGTCTTCCGGATCGCCCAGGCGGTTGCGTCGATCGACCCGCGCAAGACCAGCGGCTGCGTCGTGCAGGGGAGCATCGGCAACGTGAATGGCGCGAGCATCGTGTTTCCGAACACAGCGGCTGCGCGGCGCTACGGCGATGACGCCCGCAAGGACGCCCAGATCAAGAGGTGCTGA